A window from Drosophila subobscura isolate 14011-0131.10 chromosome O, UCBerk_Dsub_1.0, whole genome shotgun sequence encodes these proteins:
- the LOC117899109 gene encoding pyridoxal phosphate homeostasis protein, whose translation MLRRTMAEFDIKAGLLHVLKRIDEVILLRSKEIQAARPLLVAVSKTKPAEAIIEAYQAGQRDFGENYVQELVEKSQHPDIVAQCPGIKWHFIGHLQNNKINKILSLPNLHMIQTVDSEKLATRLDAAWSKLKPASEPPLRVLVQINTSGEEAKSGIGTKEAPQLYQFITNNLKHLQPMGIMTIGAFGFDYSIGPNPDFVSLMQVHRSICEANSLSPESVLVSMGMSNDYDRAIEMGSTMVRVGSSIFGHRAVKA comes from the exons ATGTTACGACGCACCATGGCGGAGTTTGACATTAAAGCCGGTCTGCTGCACGTGTTGAAGCGCATCGATGAAGTTATCTTGCTGCGATCAAAA GAAATCCAGGCTGCAAGGCCTCTTTTAGTGGCTGTGAGCAAGACAAAGCCAGCCGAAGCCATTATAGAGGCGTACCAGGCCGGGCAGCGAGATTTCGGGGAGAATTACGTGCAGGAGCTGGTGGAGAAAAGCCAGCACCCGGACATAGTAGCCCAGTGCCCCGGCATCAAGTGGCACTTCATCGGCCACTtgcagaacaacaaaatcaacaag ATACTCTCTCTTCCCAATCTGCACATGATCCAAACCGTAGACAGCGAGAAGCTGGCCACCAGGCTGGATGCCGCCTGGTCAAAGTTGAAACCAGCCTCAGAGCCACCGCTCCGGGTTCTCGTTCAAATCAACACCAGCGGCGAAGAGG CCAAGAGCGGCATCGGGACGAAGGAAGCGCCACAGCTTTACCAGTTCATCACCAACAACCTGAAGCATCTGCAACCGATGGGCATTATGACCATTGGAGCCTTTGGCTTCGACTACAGCATAGGGCCAAATCCAGATTTTGTTTCGCTGATGCAAGTGCATCGCTCTATCTGCGAGGCCAACTCTCTGTCCCCCGAATCCGTGCTCGTCTCCATGGGCATGTCGAATGACTATGATCGAGCG ATTGAAATGGGCAGCACCATGGTGCGTGTCGGCTCATCTATTTTTGGACATCGCGCAGTCAAGGCATAA
- the LOC117899106 gene encoding uncharacterized protein LOC117899106 isoform X3, whose protein sequence is MSSLVPNIPLPSPWTTPLTHRMAELVDQSCCAVETCLNYLTSLRPTDIRQTLEYLGVHHSEVLFGLLAFVLFQFTKFTAILLLAVFLAYCIFYWWDTFFPGLSHRESGLSRRDDYIQGGASYLASFPDTTDKTEYRDELTNTRLPPFYGTTSADPSPVNSDYGPGEVPRRSKAAPHQTMRNNEAQTVSTASSRTNTTDPKADQENKMLVPMLPHNKLVGSSKTMRVWSSGMESKRESLKMPGQDDRKSLNSPTENIRKSSNSPGEKSATPTSENLRKSSTPLSGNKQRLSTPTTENVRTSSLGKPERVSDGSISTPVFSHNGTTPRATLESSNRNQHSSNRAEEQIKRRSQYPYNDHEQALRPLLATGIGEFRSRRISDDPAPLRHLPGSLEEPRQRRPPRLSSQDEGRADKQRRPGNNRPAITRRQFPDEAIERLGTDYRELPTRKIQAPISSDGAYYSKIHNLLPIQAIATIPTDGIRAYPPVIATNRKDVVFQKIQEITT, encoded by the exons atgtcGTCGCTAGTCCCCAATATCCCCCTCCCCTCGCCATGGACCACTCCACTTACACACAGAATGGCAGAATTGGTGGACCAAAGTTGTTGTGCCGTGGAAACATGCCTGAACTACTTGACGAGCCTCCGCCCAACGGATATACGGCAGACCCTTGAATATCTCGGCGTGCACCACTCCGAGGTGCTGTTCGGGCTGCTGGCGTTCGTCTTGTTTCAGTTCACCAAATTCACGGCTATTCTTCTCCTTGCCGTTTTTTTGGCTTATTGCATTTTCTACTGG TGGGATACGTTCTTCCCAGGACTGAGCCATCGAGAGTCTGGACTCTCGCGGCGAGATGATTACATCCAGGGAGGTGCCAGCTACCTTGCCTCCTTTCCCGATACAACGGACAAAACTGAGTACCGCGATGAGCTAACAAATACAAGATTGCCGCCTTTCTACGGAACAACGAGTGCCGATCCCAGTCCGG TGAATTCTGATTATGGGCCAGGTGAAGTCCCACGAAGGTCGAAAGCTGCGCCACATCAAACCATGCGAAATAATGAAGCACAGACAGTATCGACGGCATCTAGTCGAACGAATACAACTGATCCAAAAGCAGATCAAGAGAACAAGATGCTGGTACCCATGCTCCCGCACAACAAATTggtgggcagcagcaaaacaatgcGCGTCTGGAGCAGTGGAATGGAATCAAAGAGAGAATCCCTCAAAATGCCAGGGCAGGATGACCGAAAATCACTTAATTCACCCACAGAGAATATCCGAAAGTCGTCAAATTCGCCCGGTGAGAAATCAGCCACCCCGACATCAGAGAATCTCCGAAAATcgtccactccactctcagGGAACAAACAAAGATTGTCTACTCCGACCACAGAGAATGTCCGAACCTCTTCATTAGGCAAACCCGAAAGGGTGTCCGATGGCTCCATATCAACGCCTGTATTCAGCCATAATGGAACGACCCCCAGGGCAACCCTTGAATCCTCGAACAGAAATCAACATTCGTCCAATCGAGCTGAAGAACAGATCAAGAGGCGATCTCAGTATCCCTACAATGACCATGAACAAGCCTTGCGACCGCTGCTCGCAACAGGTATCGGAGAGTTCAGGTCCCGGCGGATTTCGGATGACCCTGCTCCGTTACGTCACCTCCCGGGATCCCTCGAGGAGCCTCGCCAGCGCAGGCCCCCACGCCTCAGCTCTCAGGATGAGGGAAGAGCGGATAAGCAACGACGACCTGGTAACAACAGGCCTGCCATCACGCGTCGACAATTTCCCGATGAAGCCATAGAGCGCCTGGGGACAGATTACCGCGAGCTTCCGACTCGGAAGATCCAGGCACCAATCTCCTCTGATGGGGCCTATTATAGCAAAATCCATAACCTACTGCCAA TTCAAGCAATCGCAACAATTCCGACAGACGGGATCAGAGCCTACCCTCCAGTAATCGCAACAAATCGGAAAGACGTGgtttttcaaaaaattcaaGAAATA aCAACTTGA
- the LOC117899110 gene encoding LOW QUALITY PROTEIN: myosin regulatory light chain 2 (The sequence of the model RefSeq protein was modified relative to this genomic sequence to represent the inferred CDS: deleted 1 base in 1 codon), giving the protein MKSARDSVCSDRSTRLDSTSKFSTMADEKKKVKKKKTKEEGGTSETASEAASEAATPAPVATPAPAASATGSKRASGGSRGSRKSKRAGSSVFSVFSQKQIAEFKEAFQLMDADKDGIIGKNDLRAAFDSVGKIANDKELDVMLSEASGPINFTQLLTLFANRMASAGANDEDDVVIAAFKTFDNDGLIDGDKFREMLMNFGDKFTMKEVDDAYDQMVIDDKNQIDTGALIEMLTGKGEEEEEEAA; this is encoded by the exons ATGAAATCAGCCAGAGATTCAGTGTGCTCTGACCGCTCAACTCGTTTAGACAGC ACATCAAAGTTCAGCACCATG GCCGATGAGAAGAAGAAGGTTAAGAAGAAGAAGACCAAGGAAGAGGGAGGCACTTCTGAAACCGCTTCTGAAGCCGCATCTGAGGCAGCAACCCCCGCACCTGTTGCCACTCCTGCCCcggctgcttctgccactggATCGAAGAGAGCGTCAGGCGGCTCTCGTGGCTCCAGGAAGTCGAAGCGCGCCGGCTCCTCGGTCTTCTCTGTTTTCTCCCAGAAGCAGATTGCCGAGTTCAAGGAG GCCTTCCAACTAATGGATGCCGACAAGGACGGTATTATTGGCAAGAACGATCTGCGCGCTGCCTTCGACTCCGTCGGTAAAATCGCCAACGACAAGGAGTTGGACGTCATGCTGAGCGAAGCCTCGGGTCCGATTAACTTCACCCAATTGCTGACCCTGTTCGCCAACCGTATGGCTTCCGCCGGTGCCAACGATGAAGACgatgttgttattgctgcctTCAAAACATTCGATAACGATGGTCTCATCGATGGTGATAAATTCCGCGAAATGCTCATGAACTTCGGTGACAAGTTCACCATGAAGGAAGTTGATGATGCCTACGATCAGATGGTCATTGATGACAAGAACCAGATCGATACCGGCGCCCTGATCGAAATGCTCACCGGCAAGGGtgaagaagaggaagaggaggccGCCTAA
- the LOC117896138 gene encoding acyl-CoA Delta(11) desaturase, which produces MGHLSTAERVCSKTPIPSKGEGSPPLLSRRSKLSGDSAQARRGEDSSPELPPRDKMPLPKSLSSMKPAASMVPQDLVDHVPKDQIDLEEYTRKFQGDKVLGYQFQAPLKWDKVIQISLLHIVAVVCLFTYPLRDLNPYTTLWSFFVGGVAGFGVTAGAHRFWTHRSYTANTVLRSILMICYCVAGQNTLYDWVRDHRVHHKYSETDADPHNANRGFFFSHVGWLMMLKHPDVLRRGRQIDMSDVLGDPVVRFHQKYFIPLKIFLCFILPSAIPVYCWGESWQLALIQQCLFRYVSSLNFTWSVNSAAHLWGSRPYDKRIMPSENIYVSLVAMGEGWHNYHHVFPWDYKAAELGNYGVNFTTMVLDAFHKLGWAWNMKQPSKELVRRTLEKYGDGSHVSQMGAGPEGALAGSSQMVGHFHYAEVPDPDLEYDAESSSTESAKLDENENESERQKKGKKVTTT; this is translated from the exons ATGGGTCACCTCTCCACGGCGGAGCGAGTGTGCAGCAAGACGCCGATCCCCAGTAAAGGCGAGGGAAGTCCTCCGCTTCTGTCCCGTCGTTCTAAATTGAGCGGCGATTCCGCCCAGGCCCGCAGGGGTGAGGATTCCTCACCGGAACTGCCCCCGCGTGACAAAATGCCGCTTCCCAAGAGCCTCTCGTCGATGAAGCCGGCAGCTTCGATGGTGCCCCAGGACCTCGTCGATCATGTGCCCAAGGACCAGATCGACCTGGAGGAATACACACGAAAATTCCAGGGCGACAAGGTACTCGGTTATCAGTTCCAGGCTCCTCTCAAGTGGGACAAAGTCATCCAGATCTCGTTGCTCCACATCGTGGCCGTTGTCTGCCTGTTCACCTATCCTCTACGCGACCTCAACCCATACACGACGCTCTGGT CGTTCTTCGTTGGTGGCGTGGCCGGATTTGGAGTGACCGCAGGGGCACATCGCTTCTGGACCCATCGCAGCTACACGGCGAACACTGTGCTGCGCTCTATTCTGATGATCTGCTACTGCGTGGCTGGACAG AACACACTGTACGACTGGGTGAGGGACCACCGCGTGCACCACAAGTATTCGGAGACAGACGCGGATCCGCACAACGCCAACCGCGGATTCTTTTTCTCGCACGTGGGCTGGCTGATGATGCTGAAGCACCCGGATGTGTTGCGTCGGGGCCGCCAAATTGACATGAGCGACGTCCTCGGCGATCCCGTTGTACGCTTCCATCAGAAGTACTTCATCCCCCTCAAGATCTTCCTCTGCTTCATCCTACCCAGCGCCATACCCGTCTACTGCTGGGGTGAGTCCTGGCAGCTGGCCTTGATCCAGCAGTGCCTCTTTCGCTACGTGAGTAGCTTAAACTTCACCTGGTCAGTGAACAGTGCCGCCCATCTCTGGGGATCCCGCCCATACGACAA GCGGATCATGCCCAGCGAGAACATTTACGTGTCGCTCGTGGCCATGGGCGAGGGTTGGCACAACTATCACCACGTGTTCCCTTGGGACTACAAAGCAGCTGAGTTGGGCAATTACGGAGTTAACTTCACTACCATGGTTCTCGACGCTTTCCATAAGCTGGGCTGGGCCTGGAACATGAAGCAGCCATCCAAGGAGCTGGTCCGGCGCACCCTCGAGAAGTACGGTGACGGCAGCCATGTATCGCAGATGGGAGCCGGTCCAGAGGGTGCATTGGCCGGGTCCTCGCAAATGGTGGGCCACTTCCACTACGCAGAGGTACCCGACCCCGATCTAGAGTACGATGCCGAGTCGAGCAGCACGGAGAGTGCAAAGCTCgatgagaacgagaacgagagcgaGCGGCAGAAGAAGGGCAAGAAGGTGACCACAACCTAG
- the LOC117899106 gene encoding putative uncharacterized protein DDB_G0277255 isoform X1 — protein sequence MSSLVPNIPLPSPWTTPLTHRMAELVDQSCCAVETCLNYLTSLRPTDIRQTLEYLGVHHSEVLFGLLAFVLFQFTKFTAILLLAVFLAYCIFYWWDTFFPGLSHRESGLSRRDDYIQGGASYLASFPDTTDKTEYRDELTNTRLPPFYGTTSADPSPVNSDYGPGEVPRRSKAAPHQTMRNNEAQTVSTASSRTNTTDPKADQENKMLVPMLPHNKLVGSSKTMRVWSSGMESKRESLKMPGQDDRKSLNSPTENIRKSSNSPGEKSATPTSENLRKSSTPLSGNKQRLSTPTTENVRTSSLGKPERVSDGSISTPVFSHNGTTPRATLESSNRNQHSSNRAEEQIKRRSQYPYNDHEQALRPLLATGIGEFRSRRISDDPAPLRHLPGSLEEPRQRRPPRLSSQDEGRADKQRRPGNNRPAITRRQFPDEAIERLGTDYRELPTRKIQAPISSDGAYYSKIHNLLPSNRNYVERQDQKLTSSNRNNSDRRDQSLPSSNRNKSERRGFSKNSRNNNLSPDSGNRNRDHRPNPHKL from the exons atgtcGTCGCTAGTCCCCAATATCCCCCTCCCCTCGCCATGGACCACTCCACTTACACACAGAATGGCAGAATTGGTGGACCAAAGTTGTTGTGCCGTGGAAACATGCCTGAACTACTTGACGAGCCTCCGCCCAACGGATATACGGCAGACCCTTGAATATCTCGGCGTGCACCACTCCGAGGTGCTGTTCGGGCTGCTGGCGTTCGTCTTGTTTCAGTTCACCAAATTCACGGCTATTCTTCTCCTTGCCGTTTTTTTGGCTTATTGCATTTTCTACTGG TGGGATACGTTCTTCCCAGGACTGAGCCATCGAGAGTCTGGACTCTCGCGGCGAGATGATTACATCCAGGGAGGTGCCAGCTACCTTGCCTCCTTTCCCGATACAACGGACAAAACTGAGTACCGCGATGAGCTAACAAATACAAGATTGCCGCCTTTCTACGGAACAACGAGTGCCGATCCCAGTCCGG TGAATTCTGATTATGGGCCAGGTGAAGTCCCACGAAGGTCGAAAGCTGCGCCACATCAAACCATGCGAAATAATGAAGCACAGACAGTATCGACGGCATCTAGTCGAACGAATACAACTGATCCAAAAGCAGATCAAGAGAACAAGATGCTGGTACCCATGCTCCCGCACAACAAATTggtgggcagcagcaaaacaatgcGCGTCTGGAGCAGTGGAATGGAATCAAAGAGAGAATCCCTCAAAATGCCAGGGCAGGATGACCGAAAATCACTTAATTCACCCACAGAGAATATCCGAAAGTCGTCAAATTCGCCCGGTGAGAAATCAGCCACCCCGACATCAGAGAATCTCCGAAAATcgtccactccactctcagGGAACAAACAAAGATTGTCTACTCCGACCACAGAGAATGTCCGAACCTCTTCATTAGGCAAACCCGAAAGGGTGTCCGATGGCTCCATATCAACGCCTGTATTCAGCCATAATGGAACGACCCCCAGGGCAACCCTTGAATCCTCGAACAGAAATCAACATTCGTCCAATCGAGCTGAAGAACAGATCAAGAGGCGATCTCAGTATCCCTACAATGACCATGAACAAGCCTTGCGACCGCTGCTCGCAACAGGTATCGGAGAGTTCAGGTCCCGGCGGATTTCGGATGACCCTGCTCCGTTACGTCACCTCCCGGGATCCCTCGAGGAGCCTCGCCAGCGCAGGCCCCCACGCCTCAGCTCTCAGGATGAGGGAAGAGCGGATAAGCAACGACGACCTGGTAACAACAGGCCTGCCATCACGCGTCGACAATTTCCCGATGAAGCCATAGAGCGCCTGGGGACAGATTACCGCGAGCTTCCGACTCGGAAGATCCAGGCACCAATCTCCTCTGATGGGGCCTATTATAGCAAAATCCATAACCTACTGCCAAGCAATCGTAACTATGTCGAAAGACAAGATCAGAAGCTAACTTCAAGCAATCGCAACAATTCCGACAGACGGGATCAGAGCCTACCCTCCAGTAATCGCAACAAATCGGAAAGACGTGgtttttcaaaaaattcaaGAAATA aCAACTTGAGTCCCGACTCTGGGAATCGAAATAGAGATCACCGCCCGAACCCACACAAGCTATAG
- the LOC117899106 gene encoding uncharacterized protein LOC117899106 isoform X2, translating into MSSLVPNIPLPSPWTTPLTHRMAELVDQSCCAVETCLNYLTSLRPTDIRQTLEYLGVHHSEVLFGLLAFVLFQFTKFTAILLLAVFLAYCIFYWWDTFFPGLSHRESGLSRRDDYIQGGASYLASFPDTTDKTEYRDELTNTRLPPFYGTTSADPSPVNSDYGPGEVPRRSKAAPHQTMRNNEAQTVSTASSRTNTTDPKADQENKMLVPMLPHNKLVGSSKTMRVWSSGMESKRESLKMPGQDDRKSLNSPTENIRKSSNSPGEKSATPTSENLRKSSTPLSGNKQRLSTPTTENVRTSSLGKPERVSDGSISTPVFSHNGTTPRATLESSNRNQHSSNRAEEQIKRRSQYPYNDHEQALRPLLATGIGEFRSRRISDDPAPLRHLPGSLEEPRQRRPPRLSSQDEGRADKQRRPGNNRPAITRRQFPDEAIERLGTDYRELPTRKIQAPISSDGAYYSKIHNLLPIQAIATIPTDGIRAYPPVIATNRKDVVFQKIQEIVSRSEYPQNSC; encoded by the exons atgtcGTCGCTAGTCCCCAATATCCCCCTCCCCTCGCCATGGACCACTCCACTTACACACAGAATGGCAGAATTGGTGGACCAAAGTTGTTGTGCCGTGGAAACATGCCTGAACTACTTGACGAGCCTCCGCCCAACGGATATACGGCAGACCCTTGAATATCTCGGCGTGCACCACTCCGAGGTGCTGTTCGGGCTGCTGGCGTTCGTCTTGTTTCAGTTCACCAAATTCACGGCTATTCTTCTCCTTGCCGTTTTTTTGGCTTATTGCATTTTCTACTGG TGGGATACGTTCTTCCCAGGACTGAGCCATCGAGAGTCTGGACTCTCGCGGCGAGATGATTACATCCAGGGAGGTGCCAGCTACCTTGCCTCCTTTCCCGATACAACGGACAAAACTGAGTACCGCGATGAGCTAACAAATACAAGATTGCCGCCTTTCTACGGAACAACGAGTGCCGATCCCAGTCCGG TGAATTCTGATTATGGGCCAGGTGAAGTCCCACGAAGGTCGAAAGCTGCGCCACATCAAACCATGCGAAATAATGAAGCACAGACAGTATCGACGGCATCTAGTCGAACGAATACAACTGATCCAAAAGCAGATCAAGAGAACAAGATGCTGGTACCCATGCTCCCGCACAACAAATTggtgggcagcagcaaaacaatgcGCGTCTGGAGCAGTGGAATGGAATCAAAGAGAGAATCCCTCAAAATGCCAGGGCAGGATGACCGAAAATCACTTAATTCACCCACAGAGAATATCCGAAAGTCGTCAAATTCGCCCGGTGAGAAATCAGCCACCCCGACATCAGAGAATCTCCGAAAATcgtccactccactctcagGGAACAAACAAAGATTGTCTACTCCGACCACAGAGAATGTCCGAACCTCTTCATTAGGCAAACCCGAAAGGGTGTCCGATGGCTCCATATCAACGCCTGTATTCAGCCATAATGGAACGACCCCCAGGGCAACCCTTGAATCCTCGAACAGAAATCAACATTCGTCCAATCGAGCTGAAGAACAGATCAAGAGGCGATCTCAGTATCCCTACAATGACCATGAACAAGCCTTGCGACCGCTGCTCGCAACAGGTATCGGAGAGTTCAGGTCCCGGCGGATTTCGGATGACCCTGCTCCGTTACGTCACCTCCCGGGATCCCTCGAGGAGCCTCGCCAGCGCAGGCCCCCACGCCTCAGCTCTCAGGATGAGGGAAGAGCGGATAAGCAACGACGACCTGGTAACAACAGGCCTGCCATCACGCGTCGACAATTTCCCGATGAAGCCATAGAGCGCCTGGGGACAGATTACCGCGAGCTTCCGACTCGGAAGATCCAGGCACCAATCTCCTCTGATGGGGCCTATTATAGCAAAATCCATAACCTACTGCCAA TTCAAGCAATCGCAACAATTCCGACAGACGGGATCAGAGCCTACCCTCCAGTAATCGCAACAAATCGGAAAGACGTGgtttttcaaaaaattcaaGAAATAGTAAGCCGATCAGAATATCCTCAAAATAGTTGTTGA
- the LOC117899111 gene encoding trafficking protein particle complex subunit 1, which yields MTIFNLYIFDKCGTLMHYAEWNRTKKSGITCEEEAKLTYGMLFSIKSFVSKISPYDPREGFLYYKTNRYALHYLETPSGLKFVLNTDTTAINVKELLQQLYSKVWVEYVVRDPLWTPGTVVTSELFQSKLDEFIKQSPIFGIRNI from the exons ATGACCATCTTCAATCTGTACATTTTTGACAAGTGCGGTACGCTAATGCACTACGCCGAATGGAACCGCACCAAGAAATCCGGCATAACCTGCGAGGAG GAAGCCAAGCTGACCTACGGCATGCTCTTCTCCATTAAGTCGTTCGTAAGCAAGATATCTCCCTACGATCCGCGCGAGGGTTTCCTCTACTACAAGACAAACCGATACGCCCTCCACTACCTGGAAACGCCTTCGGGACTGAA ATTCGTGCTTAACACGGACACGACCGCCATCAACGTTAAAGAGCTTCTACAGCAGCTGTACTCCAAGGTCTGGGTGGAGTACGTAGTTCGGGACCCCCTGTGGACGCCCGGCACTGTGGTTACCTCCGAGCTGTTCCAGAGCAAGCTGGACGAATTCATCAAGCAATCACCCATATTTGGCATTAGAAACATATAG